From the Paludisphaera mucosa genome, one window contains:
- a CDS encoding acyl carrier protein codes for MPAYDEIFEKVQSTLVDALGVDEEDVTKESTLQGDLGAESIDFLDIVFRLERNFGIKIPRGELFPENLVADPEWINDGRLTTKGISELKGRLPFADLSKFEADPDLEKMGDLYTVDMLVQYVQSKLAA; via the coding sequence ATGCCCGCATACGACGAGATCTTCGAGAAGGTCCAGTCCACCCTGGTCGACGCGCTGGGAGTGGACGAGGAGGACGTGACCAAAGAGTCCACCCTGCAAGGCGACCTGGGGGCCGAGTCGATCGACTTCCTGGACATCGTCTTCCGCCTCGAGCGGAACTTCGGCATCAAGATCCCCCGTGGCGAGCTGTTCCCCGAGAACCTGGTCGCCGATCCCGAGTGGATCAACGACGGCCGGCTCACGACGAAGGGGATCTCCGAGCTGAAGGGCCGCCTCCCTTTCGCCGACCTGTCGAAGTTCGAGGCCGATCCCGACCTTGAGAAGATGGGCGACCTCTATACGGTGGACATGCTCGTCCAGTACGTGCAGAGCAAGTTGGCCGCCTGA
- a CDS encoding 3-hydroxyacyl-ACP dehydratase FabZ family protein, which translates to MRFVLIDRILDVQPGRSLHAVKNLSLAEEYLADHFPGFPVMPGVLMLEALTQAGAWLIRETEDFAHSIIVLKQAKTIKYGSFVEPGRQLELKIDMVSDVGVDATFKGVGMIDGQEMVKGRIVLTRYNLREKNPMLHGVDAQIVAGLRDLYSTLRKGSVGARAIAKTPEPAGVKLI; encoded by the coding sequence ATGCGTTTCGTCCTCATCGATCGGATCCTCGACGTCCAGCCCGGCCGCTCGCTGCACGCCGTCAAGAACCTCTCGCTCGCCGAGGAATACCTCGCCGACCACTTCCCGGGGTTCCCGGTCATGCCCGGCGTGCTCATGCTGGAAGCCCTGACCCAGGCCGGGGCGTGGCTGATCCGCGAGACGGAAGACTTCGCCCACAGCATCATCGTCCTCAAGCAGGCCAAGACGATCAAGTACGGCAGCTTCGTCGAGCCCGGCCGTCAGCTGGAGCTGAAGATCGACATGGTCTCCGACGTCGGCGTCGACGCGACCTTCAAGGGCGTCGGCATGATCGACGGCCAGGAGATGGTCAAGGGCCGCATCGTCCTCACGCGATACAACTTGCGGGAGAAGAACCCGATGTTGCACGGCGTCGACGCCCAGATCGTCGCCGGCCTTCGCGACCTCTATTCGACCCTCCGCAAGGGGTCGGTCGGCGCCCGCGCCATCGCCAAGACGCCGGAGCCTGCGGGCGTCAAGCTGATCTGA
- a CDS encoding 3-hydroxyacyl-ACP dehydratase FabZ family protein, whose product MRWIWIDKFVEFRSGQFARAIKNLTLAEEHLHDHFPGYPVMPASLIIEGLAQTGGILVGEAGGFAEKVVLAKIPRAEFFGVACAGDQLIYEVTLTDLRAEGAVVEGKAFLGTELLADVEIVFAHLDNTRANQIFGPKNFVFTQQLLGVLDLAKAQQRAKENEGALADGEVNGEAPVAPTP is encoded by the coding sequence ATGCGATGGATCTGGATCGACAAGTTTGTGGAGTTCCGGAGCGGTCAGTTCGCGCGAGCGATCAAGAACCTGACCCTCGCCGAGGAGCATCTGCACGACCACTTCCCGGGCTACCCGGTCATGCCCGCGTCGCTCATCATCGAGGGCCTGGCCCAGACCGGCGGGATCCTCGTGGGAGAGGCGGGAGGGTTCGCCGAGAAGGTGGTGCTGGCCAAGATCCCCCGGGCCGAGTTCTTCGGCGTCGCCTGCGCCGGCGACCAGCTGATCTATGAGGTGACGCTCACCGACCTCCGCGCCGAGGGGGCCGTGGTCGAGGGCAAGGCTTTCCTCGGGACCGAGCTGCTGGCCGACGTGGAGATCGTCTTCGCGCACCTCGACAACACCCGGGCCAACCAGATCTTCGGCCCCAAGAATTTCGTCTTCACGCAGCAGCTCCTGGGCGTCCTCGACCTCGCCAAGGCGCAGCAGCGCGCCAAGGAGAACGAAGGAGCCCTGGCCGATGGC